Part of the Dreissena polymorpha isolate Duluth1 chromosome 12, UMN_Dpol_1.0, whole genome shotgun sequence genome, TTAAATAGGAGTTGAAAACTCAACATTTTTTGGACAATAAATTGTTCATTTAGCAGCCAAAATTAATTTCTTAACTACTTTtgcacattaaggtcattcaacagTGAACGTTCGAATGATATCAACTCGGTAGTCAAATAAGAGTTTAAAACAGAACGTTGGGGCGTAGGTATTTACGTACGTACGGACAAGTGCACTGTTTAATCCTATCCGCTCTAAAAAAGCATCTAATTATGCTGTGTTTAGGAATAAGCAGTGAAATAGTTAGAACTATGATGCTAGaatacacatttattaatttagGCTCATTAAACGGTTTTCATTTGTTGACATTGTATTATGAAAAACGTGCATTTGCTTAATTATGCCGCATTTGAGATTTCTCGAAAACATAATATACATCAAATTAATaccttttaaaaatgttataaaatgcaCAAAATGGGCATGGACAGTCGAATGTATGCATGTGAACTTTTGAACTGTTGTTAGTTCTTAGTGAAATTGTTACGTACCTGCATCGATGAACACGTCAAATACCGTACCCCCGTCGCATATTTGTAAACTGGTGTCTGTCGAAACGACGTCATTTTCGGTTGGACTTTTAGGTTCGTCTTGCAGAAAGGTGAGCggaaataaaaatattctttCAAGAAGTCCGGGTGAGACAATTGAAGCAGTCTCTAGATTTATTGTCTGTGATGGTCTGAAAcaggaaaataaaacatgtgactTAAAGTTAAGAATGAGGTCTTATTTGTGTccttttgttttctttgttgaTTAGAAACTTTTGgctaatttttgtattttatgaacAGAATTGCAAACGCAAATTATTCGGGTACAAGATTAAAAAAGCGGTTTATATGATGGAGAGTAACAAACCATCCCATGAAATTCATAGGCACTATTCGTAtcgcaatataaaaaatatgagtacatgtacatatatattattacatttaCTAGGCGATTTTATTTCTGTTCTGAATTTTggagtaaattaattaatatagcACATCCTTTTAGTTTACAATAATAAACAACTATATTCTCTACGTAACTTACCTTTCAGGTGAACTCGATGTTTGTACAAtacaacagtaaaaaatgccgCATAAAAGTACACCGATGCAAACGATTTTCATTATCGCAATATTGCAACTTCACATTTTCCGAACATACAAAGCTTTTTAAAACAACGTTTTTGTCTTTGCCATCCAAAACACAATACGTCGCTGACGTCAATTTGTACATACGGGTAATGCAAAAACGTCACGTTATGTTTGGCGGATCCTTTGAAATTTCGAAAGTCATGGCCGTTTTTCGCAGAGCTCGTAAGGGAAATCATATGTTAAGTAATACATTAGTGCAAATTTGAGGTCAACTTTTATATGAAAACTACCGTGTTTCATGAGAATAAAAGGCTCAAACAATAATAATGTTAGCAATTTTCACTTGCGTTTTGTTTCGACAAATGTTTAAGCCAATTTTACTTGCCAGAGACTTCagcaaattttataaataaacgagTGTCCTATGAAGTTGCTAAGGACCCGTGTGAATATGCGCCCGGGCTACActgaattaaaggggccttttcacagattttggcattttttaacttattcattaaatgctttatattgataaatgtaaacattggatcgtaaaagctccagtaaagaatcaagaataaaatttaaaataggaaaagaacattgcccggagcaggtttcgaaccagtgacccctggagtcctgccagagtcctgaagtaaaacgctttagcctactgagctattccgccgagtttacatactcgacgtattttataccttatataagcaatcttcgtagtttcacaaaatttaacgacaaaaacagaactctccaaattattcaatcgtttcgcgttgcaacgctttataatttttaggttttaaaatcgtcaaaggatgcatataatggctatattagaccatggtaaatgttcagtattactgtttcctcacaaatatcataactaaaacgaaaatgtgcgaatctgaaacaacttttttcaattttgtcaatttaccaaagcgtgaaaagatccctttaaagtcacCGTCAAAAGGCATGGATAAATAGAATTTTAAATAAAGGTTGATTATGCTATAGCTAAGATTTATCGAGAGTGCCGCGTcgagtttttaataaaaaatccaaAATATATTCGGattatttgcatttatatatttctattgTACACTATACAATATGTTTGGTGGTATaacaatgtttcataaatatttggcAAGTGACACGACAAGTGTTTTGGCGTGCTATTCTATGTAACGACTGTCAtgcttttaaataaagttaaaaaatgtgttttcaattaaaaatataatttgttctaGTCTTCCTCAAGAGGCGCTGAAGGTTCTCTTGGGGTTTCGGGGACGCTGACTTTTCCACTTAAGGAGGCGCTTGTCTGTTCATCTTCCGGTTCAGCGTCGATAAGGCGCTTTTTGTGTTCCCGATCCAGTTCCTTCAACGTAATGCGGTCGACAGAGTGGTTTCTTTAAATAGAAATGTGCTCGATATTTCTCTTGAAATGTAGTCTACATTGAAATTTCTGAAAACATCTTAGCAACATTTTTATGATTAAATTTTATATGTGAAACATGTCAAATATTACATTGACGTTCCATGTAAACGTTATATTAATATTTCATCAGAGTTAAGCAAAATATTGATAGGAAGTTTAAACAgagaataaataaacaaattaaaagtgAAAGTAAATATAGTATATATGCCTAAATCAAATCGTGTATTAAATTGAATTACGTGTTTCTTTTCCGACGCTGACAATAGAAGAAGACCAGTAATGAAATTGCGACAAGGGCAATAACAACAACTAGCGCTCCAACTGTCAAGTGACTCCATTTCCATGGTGATATATCTGCAATGCCACAAAATATTGATTGTATCGTATTGTGCACGTAACAAACAAACGATGATTTCCTAAATCcatttaaagtaatcatgataaatGTATTGAGTTACCACGGGTTTACACAATTTTATTTCTTGCAACTCAGACACTACGAACTTTGCAAACCaactttttcttaaataaaatgtcttGAAAACTGAAACAATATTCTACTTTGATTGAATCTTATttccttgtttttgtttttttttcgtaaatCACCCTAAATCAAGTTTCCTTAAAATCAGCATCATACTTAAAACACAGAAAGAGCTCTTATGGTTGAACATATAGCTATAAATTTAAAGCCTTTTTCGCGACTATAACGACACACTATGTTATTGTAAGATATGCAAAATATCACCAGTACGCTTTAGCGTTGTATCGGTTGTGGGAGGGCTCTGAAATTGTAATAAAGAATAATGGAGTAACCTTATTCATGTTCTGAAAATAGACACAAACCATATTTGTATGATTATGATATATCAAACAGTGACCTATACCGTTTTGACATCGGTCTCCATTGTAACCCTCTGGACAGGAGCATTCTGGGATCGTACCGGATGCAACGCAGTGACCGCCATTTTCACATCGACCTTCACACACAGCTGTTGAATAATTCTCGTATTTTGAACAATGctaattttaaaggggccttttcacagattttggcatgttttgaagtttgtcattaaatgcttgataaatgtaaacattggattaaaagctccagtaaaaaatcaaaaataaaattaaaaaaagggaaaaaaggcagcagggctcgaaccagtgacccccagagtcctggactaaaaaccaattagaccgctcggccatcctgccaagtatgtattcGTGACAAATTGTattccttatataagcaatcttcgtagtttcacaaaattaaacgacaacaacagaactctccaaattattcaatcgtttcgcgttgcaacgctttataattttcaggtttttaaatcgtcaaaagatgcatataatggatatattagaccatggtaaaagttcagtattactgtttcctcacaaatatcataactaaaacgaaaatttgcgattctgaaacaactttttttcaattttgtcaatttaccaaaacgtaaaaagatccctttaatacaacAATATCCCAATAGAAATTTGAATGATAAAAGTTATTTTTGATATGCTATTAAATTCAGCTGATAAAGTGAGCTATACTTTAAAGAATGAATTTTCAGTCGCATTGTATACCGGCCAATAACCTAAACAACTGTTTtggaattgaaaaaaaatgtttgtgagTTCTTTAGTTCCAACGAaataaaaatgattattgacCAATCAATAACGTAACAATTATGTTGATTCTAAAATGATCGGACATATATGTTTTGGGCAAATACAATTGGGTCACTTACGCACAGAGCAATCCCCATCCCCTGCGTCCCTCCAGCCTATACAGCATTCCTCCACCGCCGTGTAACGCAACGCGTACTTCTCTGTCGGCGAGTAACACGTGCTAACCCTGGGAGGAAAACGAGCATGCAATATTTGTATTACTATCGTATGTTTTTGTTAAAGgttgtttttaattgaaagatTTCACTTAAAAcgcttcttaaaaaaaagaaatacggTAGTAAGCATCCACGTGCGCGTCGCACTTTCTAATACTAACGCAAGGTTCATTTGATTTTGTGTTTTGTATTGTATGTACGGGTATTTATAATAACATGCATTTATTGGGAAAAGTCAGGATATGAAAAAACATATACCTGTACGTATACAGGAAACATTGTCCTTTCATGAGCAAAAAGCACGTGCATGTCTTTTATTAGAAAGGCATTTTAAACTCTcgataatataattatatgtccTTTTACGTCAATGAGTCAATGCAATCTTTTATAAACAGTtctgaataaaacaaaacaaatggatATAAGCATATGATGACATAATCTACATTGTAAAATGATGTAGTGTTGTGGGGAAGGgtaaattaaaaaactgaaaacgACACTATGTGTATAGACAGGGGTATTTGATCAGACTAAAGTATTATCATAACATATGTATAGTCGTTTTGTATTTAACTATGACGAATTCACCTTCAGTACTTCACCTGTATTTTGTACATCTTCTCCAATCAAGCTGTCCGCACGCTGTGGTGTAGCGTTCCGGGCAGATGAACGCGCGGTCGTATGTCGTCTGGTACGTCTCCGCGCGCAGACGACTGCACACGTGACTTCACGTAGTAAGATGCAAAAGTTTGAAATGACGTATTAAAATCGTCGTCTACGCAAAGTGCAATTATGGAGCCAAAtagaaaaattattaaaaatatgtatatctGCATATTATATAAAGAAGATTAAACATAATTGGACAAGAGTTTACCCTTTCCAGTcacaaatataattgttttaatgattAATGATATATTGTAATCCTTGATAATACAACCAATATGGAATTGAACGATAATTTTCACTTACCCTGTCAGCGAAGAAGATGCCcgcacaaaaataaaaattgagtAAATATAACACAGAAAAGATGccatttttaaacatttcttcTTCGGATGCGcagaataaaatttaacatatAAAAGCCTTCGATCATTTTAATATGTTACTTATCTTAAAATCAGCCATTCATTTTCACAACTTTCTTCATATCCAAATGAATCggatttttaattttattgttctGACACCTTTAGTAAATTACACAAAGCTTCCATTTTGATCCAATAGCCTCTTATCTACTGCCCGACCGACTTTATCAATTCTATTATAAAGGGATAAGATATATATTATCTTTCTTACCATTGTACCGTCATTCACACATCGACTTCTTTAAATGAATGTCTTAAATTTATCTCTAACCAGGAATGAACAGATAAGCGTCGTCGCTTTCTCAAATAAACAATTCAATAATATCTACAGACACATGAGATAATTCCGAACCTTGTAGTACCGTCCATGTTTGAAGTTGAAACAGTGCATTCGGTACTGACAAATTGGCAATGGTGATCACTATTTCATTACTTCAGCCATGTACTTTTTAAATGGCCGCgacgttgttttgttttaattttgttcattttttatttttgcatcgATGTAAGTGAATGATTTTGTCTGAATGATTTTGTGAGGTTTTTGCATTTAAAACTACATAAATAAAGCAATTTAGATTCAGGAACGACCATATATTGTATCCAATATTTCTCAATATCTCAACAAAGAAACGATAATATATTCAACTATTAAAAACCATATactaattttatttcatattgctTTCAAGATTTTAACTCTTAAACACGGGTCTTAAATGCAATGGTCATGTATGTTCCAGAAAACGATGTATGCTTTGGACataatatatgttgtatttattttaccAATTTTTTGCTTGAagtataataacatgatctttgggggaaaaatgttctgaaccaaatataagtatatgtattatGATTTCAACACCCTTAATGCAAAGCGGTAGCCGACTGTTTTACgtaaattatgtatgtatgtgtacatTATCATGTCAAACGCTACGCATCCATCACTTCCGGTCTTAGCTTGATTTCCACCTTCTTCAGTGAGTATCCCCGCGCGTGCTCCGTCCACAGATCCCAGATGATCCCATTGCTCGTGAGCGACGTGTACGAGCTGTTACCGTACCACACCCCGTTCAGGTTGCCTAGGAAACAGCTGTTAAACCACCAACCGGAAGTGAAGGTCACCGCGCAGTTTCCGGCCGGGTCAAGGTCATTGTCTCGGTCGTAGGTGGAAAATCGCATGCTCTGCATACGATCAGAGAATCGAGGAGTGTGAAAAGGGTCTCCGCCGTTTCCGGTGTATTTTCCCGCCAGT contains:
- the LOC127853724 gene encoding uncharacterized protein LOC127853724 isoform X2 — protein: MASFLCYIYSIFIFVRASSSLTGHVCSRLRAETYQTTYDRAFICPERYTTACGQLDWRRCTKYRVSTCYSPTEKYALRYTAVEECCIGWRDAGDGDCSVHISPWKWSHLTVGALVVVIALVAISLLVFFYCQRRKRNTNHSVDRITLKELDREHKKRLIDAEPEDEQTSASLSGKVSVPETPREPSAPLEED
- the LOC127853724 gene encoding multiple epidermal growth factor-like domains protein 10 isoform X1, translated to MASFLCYIYSIFIFVRASSSLTGHVCSRLRAETYQTTYDRAFICPERYTTACGQLDWRRCTKYRVSTCYSPTEKYALRYTAVEECCIGWRDAGDGDCSVPVCEGRCENGGHCVASGTIPECSCPEGYNGDRCQNDISPWKWSHLTVGALVVVIALVAISLLVFFYCQRRKRNTNHSVDRITLKELDREHKKRLIDAEPEDEQTSASLSGKVSVPETPREPSAPLEED